Proteins encoded together in one Camelina sativa cultivar DH55 chromosome 9, Cs, whole genome shotgun sequence window:
- the LOC104710193 gene encoding basic blue protein-like: MAAKGRGSASWSVGAIVVLMAVSVLLLHADYAQAATYTVGDSGVWTFNAVGWPKGKNFRAGDVLVFNYNPSVHNVVKVDSGSYNSCKTPAGARTYTSGKDRITLSRGQNFFICNFPNHCESNMKIAVTAV, encoded by the exons ATGGCCGCCAAGGGAAGAGGCAGTGCATCATGGTCCGTTGGAGCTATCGTGGTTCTTATGGCTGTGTCAGTGTTGTTGCTTCATGCTGACTACGCTCAAGCTGCGACGTACACGGTCGGTGACTCTGGTGTCTGGACCTTTAACGCTGTGGGTTGGCCTAAAGGCAAAAACTTTAGAGCCGGTGACGTTCTCG TGTTTAACTATAATCCGAGTGTGCACAACGTAGTGAAGGTAGACAGTGGAAGTTACAACAGCTGCAAAACCCCGGCAGGTGCGAGAACTTACACTTCAGGCAAAGATCGTATAACTTTGTCTAGAGGACAAAACTTCTTCATCTGCAATTTTCCAAACCATTGCGAAAGCAATATGAAAATCGCAGTCACCGCGGTTTGA
- the LOC104710194 gene encoding sucrose transport protein SUC3-like isoform X2, whose product MYFKVWKKTTIYSRWINHDLNSNIGYLLGDSKEHCSTFKGTRTRAAIVFIIGFWLLDLANNTVQGPARALLADLSGPDQRNTANAVFCLWMAIGNILGFSAGASGQWQEWFPFLTSRACCAACGNLKAAFLLAVVFLCICTLVTIYFAKEIPFTSNKPSRVPDSAPLLDDLQSKSVEHSKSNHGTANGIKYERVERDVDLQLDNSKSNHQEETFVDGPGSVLVNLLTSLRHLPPAMHSVLIVMALTWLSWFPFFLFDTDWMGREVYHGNPKGDSLHVELYDQGVREGALGLLLNSVVLGISSFLIEPMCQRMGARVVWALSNFTVFACMAGTAVISLMSLGDYKNGIEYVIDGNKTTRTAAVIVFALLGFPLAITYSVPFSVTAEVTADSGGGQGLAIGVLNLAIVIPQMIVSLGAGPWDQLFGGGNLPAFVLASVAAFAAGVIALQRLPTLSSSFKSTGFHIG is encoded by the exons ATGTACTTCAAAGTATGGAAGAAGACGACCATTTATTCTCGTTGGATCAATCATGATCTCAATAGCA ACATTGGGTATCTGTTAGGAGATTCGAAGGAGCATTGCAG TACTTTCAAAGGCACGCGAACCAGGGCAGCTATTGTCTTTATCATTGGGTTTTGGTTGTTGGATCTAGCAAACAATACAGTACAG GGACCTGCTCGTGCTCTTCTAGCTGATCTATCAG GTCCTGATCAGCGGAATACTGCAAATGCTGTGTTCTGCTTGTGGATGGCTATTGGAAATATTCTTGGGTTTTCTGCTGGTGCTAGCGGACAATGGCAAGA ATGGTTCCCGTTCCTAACTAGTAGAGCATGTTGTGCTGCATGTGGAAATCTCAAAGCAGCGTTCCTTCTTGCAGTG GTCTTTCTTTGTATATGTACTCTTGTCACAATCTATTTTGCCAAAGAGATTCCTTTTACAAGCAACAAACCCAGCCGCGTACCAGATTCTGCACCATTGTTGGATGATCTCCAGTCTAAAAGCGTTGAGCACTCAAAATCCAATCATGGTACTGCCAATGGGATCAAGTATGAGAGAGTGGAACGTGATGTGGATTTACAGCTTGACAATTCAAAGAGTAACCATCAAGAGGAGACTTTTGTTGATGGCCCTGGATCTGTTTTAGTGAACTTGCTAACTAGTTTAAGGCATTTACCACCGGCTATGCACTCAGTTCTCATCGTAATGGCTCTTACATGG TTATCGTGGTTCCCCTTCTTTCTGTTTGATACAGATTGGATGGGAAGAGAAGTTTACCATGGGAATCCAAAGGGAGATAGTTTGCATGTGGAACTCTATGATCAAGGTGTACGTGAAGGTGCACTTGGTTTGCTACTAAACTCG GTGGTTCTTGGGATCAGCTCATTTCTCATTGAACCAATGTGTCAGCGGATGGGTGCACGGGTTGTATGGGCTCTGAGCAATTTTACTGTATTTGCCTGCATGGCCGGAACAGCTGTAATTAGCTTGATGTCTCTCGGTGATTACAAAAATGGAATCGAATATGTAATTGATGggaacaaaacaacaagaacTGCAGCCGTAATCGTCTTTGCACTCCTTGGTTTTCCTCTAGCT ATCACATACAGTGTCCCTTTCTCTGTCACAGCAGAAGTCACTGCTGATTCCGGTGGTGGTCAAG GTTTGGCTATTGGAGTGTTGAACCTCGCAATAGTGATTCCCCAG ATGATAGTATCACTTGGAGCGGGTCCATGGGATCAATTGTTTGGAGGAGGAAACTTACCGGCCTTTGTTTTGGCGTCTGTGGCTGCTTTTGCTGCTGGAGTTATCGCCTTGCAAAGGCTTCCGACGCTATCAAGCTCGTTCAAGTCCACCGGTTTCCACATCGGGTAA
- the LOC104710194 gene encoding sucrose transport protein SUC3-like isoform X1 yields MSDSVSISVPYRNLMKEIELETVTTKLNHHQNESGSSSFSDSAASPLNHPDSADGESVSKNCSLVTLVLSCTVAAGVQFGWALQLSLLTPYIQTLGVSHAFSSFIWLCGPITGLVVQPFVGIWSDKCTSKYGRRRPFILVGSIMISIAVIIIGFSADIGYLLGDSKEHCSTFKGTRTRAAIVFIIGFWLLDLANNTVQGPARALLADLSGPDQRNTANAVFCLWMAIGNILGFSAGASGQWQEWFPFLTSRACCAACGNLKAAFLLAVVFLCICTLVTIYFAKEIPFTSNKPSRVPDSAPLLDDLQSKSVEHSKSNHGTANGIKYERVERDVDLQLDNSKSNHQEETFVDGPGSVLVNLLTSLRHLPPAMHSVLIVMALTWLSWFPFFLFDTDWMGREVYHGNPKGDSLHVELYDQGVREGALGLLLNSVVLGISSFLIEPMCQRMGARVVWALSNFTVFACMAGTAVISLMSLGDYKNGIEYVIDGNKTTRTAAVIVFALLGFPLAITYSVPFSVTAEVTADSGGGQGLAIGVLNLAIVIPQMIVSLGAGPWDQLFGGGNLPAFVLASVAAFAAGVIALQRLPTLSSSFKSTGFHIG; encoded by the exons ATGAGTGACTCGGTGTCGATCTCGGTTCCGTACAGAAATTTGATGAAGGAGATCGAACTCGAGACCGTGACGACGAAGcttaatcatcatcaaaacgAATCTGGTTCTTCGTCCTTCTCTGATTCTGCTGCTTCTCCTTTGAATCATCCTGATTCCGCTGATGGTGAATCCGTTTCGAAGAATTGTAGCTTAGTAACGTTGGTTCTTAGTTGTACAGTCGCTGCTGGAGTTCAATTTGGTTGGGCATTGCAACTCTCTCTTCTTACTCCTTATATTCAG ACCCTTGGAGTTTCACATgctttttcttcatttatttggCTATGCGGCCCAATTACAGGCCTTGTG GTCCAGCCTTTTGTTGGCATTTGGAGTGATAAATGTACTTCAAAGTATGGAAGAAGACGACCATTTATTCTCGTTGGATCAATCATGATCTCAATAGCA GTGATAATAATCGGGTTTTCTGCAGACATTGGGTATCTGTTAGGAGATTCGAAGGAGCATTGCAG TACTTTCAAAGGCACGCGAACCAGGGCAGCTATTGTCTTTATCATTGGGTTTTGGTTGTTGGATCTAGCAAACAATACAGTACAG GGACCTGCTCGTGCTCTTCTAGCTGATCTATCAG GTCCTGATCAGCGGAATACTGCAAATGCTGTGTTCTGCTTGTGGATGGCTATTGGAAATATTCTTGGGTTTTCTGCTGGTGCTAGCGGACAATGGCAAGA ATGGTTCCCGTTCCTAACTAGTAGAGCATGTTGTGCTGCATGTGGAAATCTCAAAGCAGCGTTCCTTCTTGCAGTG GTCTTTCTTTGTATATGTACTCTTGTCACAATCTATTTTGCCAAAGAGATTCCTTTTACAAGCAACAAACCCAGCCGCGTACCAGATTCTGCACCATTGTTGGATGATCTCCAGTCTAAAAGCGTTGAGCACTCAAAATCCAATCATGGTACTGCCAATGGGATCAAGTATGAGAGAGTGGAACGTGATGTGGATTTACAGCTTGACAATTCAAAGAGTAACCATCAAGAGGAGACTTTTGTTGATGGCCCTGGATCTGTTTTAGTGAACTTGCTAACTAGTTTAAGGCATTTACCACCGGCTATGCACTCAGTTCTCATCGTAATGGCTCTTACATGG TTATCGTGGTTCCCCTTCTTTCTGTTTGATACAGATTGGATGGGAAGAGAAGTTTACCATGGGAATCCAAAGGGAGATAGTTTGCATGTGGAACTCTATGATCAAGGTGTACGTGAAGGTGCACTTGGTTTGCTACTAAACTCG GTGGTTCTTGGGATCAGCTCATTTCTCATTGAACCAATGTGTCAGCGGATGGGTGCACGGGTTGTATGGGCTCTGAGCAATTTTACTGTATTTGCCTGCATGGCCGGAACAGCTGTAATTAGCTTGATGTCTCTCGGTGATTACAAAAATGGAATCGAATATGTAATTGATGggaacaaaacaacaagaacTGCAGCCGTAATCGTCTTTGCACTCCTTGGTTTTCCTCTAGCT ATCACATACAGTGTCCCTTTCTCTGTCACAGCAGAAGTCACTGCTGATTCCGGTGGTGGTCAAG GTTTGGCTATTGGAGTGTTGAACCTCGCAATAGTGATTCCCCAG ATGATAGTATCACTTGGAGCGGGTCCATGGGATCAATTGTTTGGAGGAGGAAACTTACCGGCCTTTGTTTTGGCGTCTGTGGCTGCTTTTGCTGCTGGAGTTATCGCCTTGCAAAGGCTTCCGACGCTATCAAGCTCGTTCAAGTCCACCGGTTTCCACATCGGGTAA
- the LOC104710196 gene encoding F-box/kelch-repeat protein SKIP11-like, with translation MLEDRSPDSCLSSRVFSSSRLSESKWSKSYMYPDDDDVVSETKLVNGKRALEEVVGEIRHTKSLKLMGFSIKYDSDSSDYSLSGEEQADAVNGDGSSSRQEQEQSDSNENGGDSSDSHSLINEIGRDNSIDCLIRCSRSDYGSIASVNRNFRSLVKTGEIYGLRRQNGFVEHWVYFSCQLLEWVAFDPVERKWMQLPTMPSSVTFMCTDKESLAVGTDLLVLGKDDFSSHVIYRYSLLTNSWSSGMKMNSPRCLFGSASLGEIAIFAGGCDSQGKILDFAELYNSELQTWVTLPRMYKPRKMCSGVFMDGKFYVIGGIGGADSKVLTCGEEYDLETKKWTQVPDLSPPRSRADQADMSPAAEAPPLVAVVNDQLYAADHADMEVRKYDKETKKWFTIGRLPERAGSVNGWGLAFRACGERLIVIGGPKYSGGGFIELNSWIPSEGGPPHWTLLDRKHSPNFVYNCAVMGC, from the coding sequence ATGTTGGAAGATCGATCACCAGATTCGTGTTTGAGTTCAAGGGTTTTCTCAAGCTCTCGTCTTTCTGAATCCAAGTGGTCTAAGTCTTACATGTatccagatgatgatgatgtcgtcTCTGAGACTAAGCTCGTTAATGGTAAACGAGCTTTGGAGGAGGTTGTTGGTGAGATTAGACACACCAAATCACTTAAGTTAATGGGTTTCTCGATTAAGTACGATAGCGATTCTTCTGACTATTCGTTGAGTGGGGAAGAGCAAGCAGATGCTGTGAATGGTGACGGCTCATCATCGAGGCAGGAGCAAGAGCAATCTGATTCTAATGAAAACGGTGGTGATTCATCTGATTCGCATTCTCTTATCAATGAGATTGGTCGGGACAACTCCATAGACTGTTTGATCCGCTGCTCCAGGTCTGATTACGGTTCAATTGCTTCTGTGAACCGGAACTTCCGTTCTTTGGTGAAGACTGGAGAGATTTATGGATTAAGGAGACAGAACGGGTTTGTTGAGCATTGGGTTTACTTCTCATGCCAGCTCTTGGAATGGGTTGCGTTCGATCCTGTCGAGAGAAAGTGGATGCAGTTGCCAACAATGCCTTCCAGTGTTACCTTCATGTGTACCGATAAGGAGTCTCTGGCCGTTGGGACAGACCTGCTTGTCTTAGGAAAAGATGATTTTTCTTCTCATGTAATATACAGATACAGCCTTCTGACTAATTCTTGGTCTTCTGGTATGAAGATGAACTCTCCTAGGTGTTTGTTTGGATCCGCGAGCCTTGGAGAGATTGCTATATTCGCTGGTGGTTGTGACTCCCAGGGAAAGATTCTTGATTTTGCCGAGTTGTATAATTCTGAGCTTCAGACCTGGGTAACTCTTCCGAGGATGTACAAACCGAGGAAGATGTGTTCGGGAGTTTTCATGGACGGGAAGTTCTATGTGATTGGAGGAATCGGTGGTGCTGATTCGAAAGTCTTGACCTGCGGTGAAGAATATGATCTGGAGACCAAGAAATGGACTCAAGTCCCTGACTTGTCGCCTCCAAGAAGCCGTGCTGATCAAGCTGATATGTCACCAGCGGCAGAAGCACCTCCTCTTGTTGCTGTTGTAAATGACCAATTGTATGCTGCTGATCATGCTGATATGGAAGTGAGGAAGTATGATAAGGAGACTAAGAAATGGTTCACTATTGGAAGATTGCCTGAAAGAGCTGGCTCGGTTAACGGATGGGGACTTGCTTTCAGAGCTTGTGGAGAGCGGTTGATCGTTATAGGTGGACCGAAGTACTCGGGAGGTGGGTTCATAGAGCTGAATTCTTGGATACCGAGTGAAGGCGGTCCACCACATTGGACATTGCTTGACAGGAAACATTCTCCCAACTTCGTGTACAATTGCGCGGTGATGGGTTGCTGA
- the LOC104710198 gene encoding uncharacterized protein LOC104710198: MKSLHRVVGLITRSTTANPISSHLSSNLPSILVNLMSTKSRNDEDKWNDAWESAWLPDDLTDKSRAPWEKDVNFDSTAKIEETDVEAKAFVEDMNEHWDERRGKSGKAEKREVKIDDDGGESSSSSSLYSLATMKKDYRLKKQRVHASLWVKEIEKLEEAKLGDSGSGGGADDIDRLLDSCSEIFDSVDHDFDKLEVSSGSEMKNKPDGWESTAKEQDGNLWEMSQREEDILLQEFDRRTAFCKFQIASFIKQHIFSRRRPIDGWRYMIEVIGPNARKGKGSVSRLPALSDVSTQPFKEETGSLTTLKRR; this comes from the exons atgaagtctcTTCATCGTGTAGTAGGATTGATCACAAGAAGTACCACCGCAAATCCAATTTCTTCGCATTTAAGTTCGAATCTCCCGTCGATTCTCGTCAATCTGATGTCAACGAAATCACGAAACGATGAAGACAAATGGAACGACGCTTGGGAATCAGCTTGGCTGCCAGATGATCTCACGGATAAGAGCCGAGCTCCATGGGAGAAAGACGTGAACTTCGATTCGACGGCGAAGATCGAAGAAACCGATGTGGAAGCGAAGGCGTTCGTGGAGGATATGAATGAGCATTGGGACGAGAGGAGAGGGAAGAGTGGTAAAGcggagaagagagaagtgaagattgatgatgatggaggagaatcatcatcatcatcatcgctttATAGTTTGGCGACGATGAAGAAAGACTATAGGttgaagaagcaaagagttCATGCTTCTTTGTGGGTTAAGGAGATTGAGAAATTGGAAGAAGCTAAACTGGGTGATTCTGGATCTGGTGGTGGAGCTGATGATATTGATCGGCTTCTTGATAGTTGCTCTGA GATTTTCGACTCGGTAGACCATGATTTTGACAAATTGGAGGTTTCGAGTGGATCTGAAATGAAGAACAAGCCTGATGGTTGGGAATCAACAGCAAAGGAACAAGATGGAAATCTCTGGGAAATGtcacaaagagaagaagacatacTTCTCCAAGAATTTGATCGTCGGACTGCCTTCTGCAAATTTCAG ATAGCGAGTTTTATAAAGCAACACATATTCAGTAGAAGAAGACCGATTGATGGGTGGAGATACATGATCGAAGTGATCGGTCCAAATGCGAGAAAAGGGAAAGGAAGTGTTTCTAGGCTCCCAGCTTTATCGGATGTGTCAACTCAGCCTTTCAAAGAAGAAACGGGCAGCCTCACTACTTTGAAGCGGCGGTAG
- the LOC109126634 gene encoding leucine-rich repeat extensin-like protein 5, with protein sequence MAAHLFNLLPSTTIANQIPFTRLFNKPSSYDHLRVFGCLCYPNLLPTTSNKLSPRSTRCVFLGYPTNHRGYRCLDLATHRIIISRHVVFDETTFPFSSVRSASPLPSPPTSYLPPISLPLPPSPPLPVDSPSPPLAPPSPLIPPSPPSPPLSPTQPPPPVPPSPPVPPSPLEPPSPPEPTSPPVLPPSTVQQPPPPPAPPRIRTRSQSGIIKPKRILSLHTTHISPLPRSHVQAARDPN encoded by the coding sequence ATGGCAGCTCACCTCTTTAATCTCCTTCCCTCGACGACCATTGCAAATCAGATTCCCTTCACTCGCCTCTTCAACAAACCTTCCTCTTATGATCATCTTCGGGTGTTTGGGTGTTTGTGTTATCCCAACCTTCTTCCTACGACTTCGAACAAGCTATCTCCTCGTTCCACACGGTGCGTTTTTCTCGGGTATCCCACTAATCACCGTGGTTATCGGTGTCTTGATCTTGCTACTCATCGTATTATTATTTCTCGCCACGTCGTCTTCGACGAGACCACTTTCCCGTTTTCGTCCGTACGGTCGGCTTCTCCATTACCGTCTCCTCCTACCTCTTATCTCCCTCCTATCTCTCTTCCTCTACCTCCTTCACCACCACTGCCTGTCGATTCCCCATCTCCTCCTCTAGCGCCTCCTTCACCTCTGATACCGCCGTCTCCACCCTCACCTCCGTTATCACCAACACAACCTCCTCCTCCGGTGCCTCCATCTCCACCGGTGCCTCCGTCACCACTGGAGCCTCCGTCACCACCGGAGCCTACTTCTCCTCCGGTGCTACCACCATCAACTGTTCAacaacctcctccacctccagCCCCTCCTCGTATCCGCACAAGGAGTCAAAGTGGTATTATCAAACCAAAGCGCATTCTTTCTCTTCACACTACCCACATTTCTCCTCTTCCTCGTTCTCATGTTCAAGCAGCTCGTGACCCTAACTAG